One bacterium DNA segment encodes these proteins:
- a CDS encoding cobalamin B12-binding domain-containing protein, with amino-acid sequence MQDQRLRILIAKPGLDGHDRGAKIIARALRDAGFEVIYTGLHQTPEMIVEAALQEDVDAIGLSILSGAHMTLFPAVQALLRERGGGDVPLFGGGIIPPEDIAELKAQGIREIFTPGASTEHIVAWARTALQPRP; translated from the coding sequence GTGCAGGACCAACGGCTGCGCATCCTGATCGCCAAGCCGGGGCTCGACGGCCACGACCGCGGCGCCAAGATCATCGCCCGCGCGCTGCGCGACGCCGGCTTCGAGGTCATCTACACCGGCCTGCACCAGACGCCGGAGATGATCGTCGAGGCGGCGCTGCAGGAGGACGTGGACGCGATCGGGCTGAGCATCCTCTCCGGCGCCCACATGACCCTGTTTCCGGCCGTCCAGGCGCTGTTGCGCGAGCGCGGCGGCGGCGACGTGCCGCTGTTCGGCGGCGGCATCATCCCCCCGGAGGACATCGCCGAGCTCAAGGCGCAGGGGATCCGCGAGATCTTCACCCCCGGGGCCAGCACCGAACACATCGTCGCCTGGGCGCGCACGGCGCTGCAGCCGCGCCCCTGA
- a CDS encoding methylmalonyl-CoA mutase family protein, whose translation MNQPTSHPLPTREPAAPRYSTVSDMEIEPLYTPDHLNGWRYDQRLGAPGEYPFTRGAYPSMYRGKLWTMRQFAGFGTPEDTNARFRFLLDQGQTGLSTAFDMPTLMGYDADHPRALGEVGREGVSVSSLTDMEALFDGIPLAEVTTSMTVNCSASVILAMYFAMAERRGVPLSALGGTIQNDMLKEFIAQKEWISPPEPSVRVIVDMIAFCADHAPKWHPVSISGYHIREAGSTAVQELAFTLADGIGYVQAAVERGLDVDRFAPRLSFFFNVHNDFLEEIAKYRAARRMWARIMRERFGARQPRSWLLRTHAQTAGCSLTAQQPINNVVRVAIQALAAVLGGTNSLHTNSMDETLALPSEAAVLTALRTQQIIAEETGVINTADPLGGSYAIEALTDRLEREAFAYIERIDAMGGIVRAIELGFPQQEIADASYHYQRQLDTGEKVVVGVNKYQSDDTHALEILRVPNAVEEAQRERVRARKAARDAHTVAARIAAVRAAARSGANLMPPIIDAVKAEVTVGEISDVFRDVFGVYRDPAWI comes from the coding sequence ATGAACCAGCCCACCTCGCACCCGCTGCCGACGCGCGAGCCGGCGGCGCCGCGCTACAGCACCGTCTCCGACATGGAGATCGAGCCGCTCTACACCCCCGATCACCTGAACGGCTGGCGCTACGACCAACGCCTCGGCGCCCCGGGCGAGTACCCCTTCACCCGCGGCGCCTACCCGAGCATGTACCGCGGCAAACTGTGGACGATGCGCCAGTTCGCCGGCTTCGGCACGCCGGAGGACACCAACGCGCGCTTCCGCTTCCTGCTCGACCAGGGGCAGACCGGGCTCTCGACCGCCTTCGATATGCCGACCCTCATGGGCTACGACGCCGACCACCCGCGCGCGCTCGGCGAGGTCGGACGCGAGGGCGTGTCGGTGAGCAGCCTCACCGACATGGAGGCGCTGTTCGACGGCATTCCGCTCGCCGAGGTCACCACCTCGATGACCGTCAACTGCTCCGCCAGCGTCATCCTGGCGATGTACTTCGCGATGGCCGAGCGGCGCGGCGTTCCCCTCTCGGCCCTCGGCGGCACGATCCAGAACGACATGCTCAAGGAGTTCATCGCCCAGAAGGAGTGGATCAGCCCGCCCGAGCCCTCGGTGCGCGTCATCGTCGACATGATCGCGTTCTGCGCCGACCACGCGCCGAAATGGCACCCGGTGTCGATCAGCGGCTACCACATCCGCGAGGCCGGCTCGACGGCGGTGCAGGAGCTCGCATTCACGCTCGCCGACGGCATCGGCTACGTGCAGGCGGCGGTGGAGCGCGGACTCGACGTCGACCGTTTCGCCCCCCGGCTCTCGTTCTTCTTCAACGTCCACAACGACTTCCTGGAGGAGATCGCCAAGTACCGCGCCGCGCGCCGCATGTGGGCGCGGATCATGCGCGAGCGCTTCGGCGCCCGGCAGCCGCGCTCCTGGCTGCTGCGCACGCACGCCCAGACGGCGGGCTGCTCGCTCACCGCCCAGCAGCCGATCAACAACGTCGTCCGCGTCGCCATCCAGGCGCTGGCGGCGGTGCTCGGCGGCACCAACTCGCTGCACACCAACTCGATGGACGAGACGCTGGCGCTGCCGTCGGAGGCGGCGGTGCTGACCGCGCTGCGGACGCAGCAGATCATCGCCGAGGAGACCGGAGTCATCAACACCGCGGACCCGCTGGGCGGCAGCTATGCCATCGAGGCGCTCACCGATCGCCTCGAGCGCGAGGCCTTCGCCTACATCGAGCGCATCGACGCCATGGGCGGCATCGTCCGCGCCATCGAGCTCGGCTTCCCGCAGCAGGAGATCGCCGACGCCTCGTACCACTACCAGCGCCAGCTCGACACCGGCGAGAAGGTGGTGGTCGGCGTCAACAAGTACCAGAGCGACGACACCCACGCGCTGGAGATTCTGCGGGTGCCCAACGCCGTCGAGGAGGCGCAGCGCGAGCGCGTGCGGGCTCGCAAGGCGGCGCGTGACGCCCACACCGTGGCGGCGCGCATCGCCGCCGTGCGCGCGGCGGCGCGCAGCGGCGCGAACCTGATGCCGCCGATCATCGACGCCGTGAAGGCCGAGGTCACCGTCGGCGAGATCTCCGACGTCTTCCGCGACGTCTTCGGCGTCTACCGCGACCCGGCCTGGATCTGA
- a CDS encoding DUF2007 domain-containing protein, protein MWEPCYSTSNEFQAHLVKGYLEQFGVPCLIEGGRLTVKPLGIGEVRLLVRADWLHIAQGLIRGREREAEGPRLRLVRTE, encoded by the coding sequence ATGTGGGAGCCATGTTACAGCACGTCCAACGAGTTCCAGGCTCACCTCGTGAAGGGCTATCTGGAACAGTTCGGAGTGCCCTGCCTGATCGAGGGCGGGCGGCTGACCGTCAAGCCGCTCGGCATCGGCGAGGTGCGCCTGTTGGTGCGCGCCGACTGGCTGCACATCGCGCAGGGCCTCATCCGCGGCCGCGAGCGCGAGGCCGAGGGGCCGCGCCTGCGCCTCGTCCGCACGGAGTAG
- the glpX gene encoding class II fructose-bisphosphatase, producing MDRNLALEAVRVTEAAALASARLMGRGDIDATDRAGAEAMLRTFRSIAINGVIVIGDAEDAEGGVLPVGARVGNGTGPELDVALDPLEGAAICATGGYNALSIVAIAERNGFLRCPDMHMEKIAVGPEARGLIKLERSPTDNLRTIAEARGVYVADLTVAILDRPRHEKLIEEVRRAGARVRLLRDGDVAAAMATTNPESGIDMLIGTGGARQGILTAAALRCAAGDMQARLVPRNGDDAERAREMGIRDLAKIYDIEEMASGSVMFAGTGVTNGDYLDGVRFFRGGGATNSVVMRSRTHTVRFLRSVHRFDLKPDYN from the coding sequence ATGGATCGGAATCTGGCTCTTGAAGCGGTGCGTGTGACCGAAGCGGCGGCGCTGGCGTCGGCGCGCCTCATGGGACGCGGCGACATCGACGCCACCGACCGCGCCGGCGCGGAGGCGATGCTGCGCACCTTTCGCTCGATCGCCATCAACGGCGTCATCGTCATCGGCGATGCCGAGGACGCCGAGGGCGGGGTGCTGCCGGTCGGCGCCCGGGTCGGCAACGGCACCGGACCCGAGCTCGACGTCGCGCTCGACCCGCTGGAGGGCGCCGCGATCTGCGCCACCGGCGGCTACAACGCGCTCTCCATCGTCGCCATCGCCGAGCGCAACGGATTCCTCCGCTGTCCGGACATGCACATGGAGAAGATCGCCGTCGGTCCCGAGGCGCGCGGGCTGATCAAGCTCGAACGGAGCCCGACCGACAACCTGCGCACCATCGCGGAGGCGCGCGGCGTCTACGTCGCCGACCTGACCGTCGCCATCCTCGACCGGCCGCGGCACGAGAAGCTGATCGAGGAGGTGCGCCGCGCCGGCGCCCGCGTACGCCTGCTGCGGGACGGCGACGTCGCCGCGGCCATGGCGACGACCAACCCGGAGTCGGGCATCGACATGTTGATCGGGACCGGCGGCGCCCGCCAGGGCATCCTCACCGCGGCGGCGCTGCGCTGCGCCGCCGGCGATATGCAGGCGCGCCTCGTCCCACGCAACGGTGACGACGCCGAGCGGGCGCGGGAGATGGGCATCCGCGACCTGGCCAAGATCTACGACATCGAGGAGATGGCCTCCGGCAGCGTCATGTTCGCTGGCACCGGCGTCACCAACGGCGACTATCTCGACGGCGTCCGCTTTTTCCGCGGCGGTGGCGCGACCAACTCGGTGGTCATGCGCTCGCGCACCCATACCGTGCGCTTCCTGCGCTCGGTCCACCGCTTCGACCTCAAGCCGGACTACAACTGA
- a CDS encoding homoserine dehydrogenase, whose amino-acid sequence MGNNAIRIGLIGFGTIGTGVVKLLQRQRGSIRDRVGVGLDLVRIADVDTRRDRGVKLGRGVLVGDARRILDDPAIDIVIELMGGTGLARRFVMEAIAAGKDVVTANKALLAHHGDEIFRAAERQGVQVAFEASVGGGIPIIRVLKEGLCGDRNQAVYGIVNGTSNYILSRMSDAGGEFADVLRSAQADGLAEADPSFDVDGIDAAHKLTLLIQLAFGVRVPFDAVRVEGIRHVSQADIAFAREFGYAIKSLAVAKRAGERIEASVQPTMVSRRHPLAEINGALNAIVVHGEALGPSMYVGAGAGMMPTATAVVADLMAVARDRLHGCRGRVAPLGYPVRQQARARALALDGLHGEYYLRFMVVDRPGVLGRIAGILGQHEVSIASVIQREREHGRVVPVVIRTHDVGEQTLRRAVKAIDRLSVVRARTTVIRIEESLS is encoded by the coding sequence GTGGGGAACAACGCCATTCGCATCGGACTGATCGGCTTCGGCACCATCGGCACCGGCGTGGTCAAGCTGCTGCAGCGCCAGCGCGGCTCCATCCGCGACCGCGTCGGGGTGGGCCTCGACCTGGTACGAATCGCCGACGTCGACACGCGGCGCGACCGCGGCGTCAAGCTGGGACGCGGCGTCCTGGTGGGCGACGCGCGGCGCATCCTCGACGATCCGGCGATCGACATCGTCATCGAGCTGATGGGCGGCACGGGCCTGGCGCGCCGCTTCGTGATGGAAGCGATCGCCGCCGGCAAGGACGTCGTCACCGCCAACAAGGCGCTCCTCGCGCATCACGGCGACGAGATCTTCCGCGCCGCCGAACGGCAGGGCGTCCAGGTCGCCTTCGAAGCCAGCGTCGGTGGCGGCATCCCGATCATCCGCGTGCTGAAGGAAGGGCTGTGCGGCGACCGCAACCAGGCGGTCTACGGCATCGTCAACGGCACCTCGAACTACATCCTGAGCCGAATGAGCGACGCCGGCGGCGAGTTCGCCGACGTGCTGCGGAGCGCGCAGGCCGACGGCCTGGCGGAAGCGGATCCGTCGTTCGACGTCGACGGCATCGACGCGGCGCACAAGCTGACCCTGCTCATCCAACTCGCGTTCGGCGTCCGGGTGCCCTTCGACGCGGTGCGCGTCGAGGGCATTCGCCACGTCAGCCAGGCGGACATCGCCTTCGCGCGCGAGTTCGGCTACGCGATCAAATCGCTCGCCGTCGCCAAGCGGGCAGGAGAGCGCATCGAGGCTTCGGTGCAGCCGACGATGGTCAGCCGCCGACACCCGCTGGCCGAGATCAACGGCGCGCTCAACGCCATCGTCGTGCACGGCGAGGCGCTCGGCCCGAGCATGTACGTCGGCGCCGGCGCGGGGATGATGCCGACCGCGACGGCGGTGGTCGCCGACCTCATGGCCGTCGCGCGCGACCGCCTCCACGGGTGCCGTGGCCGGGTGGCGCCGCTCGGCTACCCGGTGCGGCAGCAGGCGCGGGCCCGCGCCCTGGCGCTCGACGGCCTGCACGGCGAATACTACCTGCGCTTCATGGTCGTCGACCGCCCGGGCGTTCTCGGTCGCATCGCCGGCATCCTGGGCCAGCACGAGGTGTCCATCGCCAGCGTCATCCAGCGCGAACGCGAGCACGGCCGGGTGGTGCCGGTGGTCATCCGCACCCACGACGTTGGCGAGCAGACCCTGCGCAGGGCCGTGAAGGCCATCGATCGGCTCAGCGTCGTGCGCGCCCGGACGACGGTCATTCGGATCGAGGAGAGTCTGAGCTGA
- a CDS encoding SulP family inorganic anion transporter translates to MRGATKDPERPPNRARQPVDTPLASARRWTLLAGMRPASAADAGGDVLAGLSLAAMNVPQALGYSTIAGMPVVTGLYTLLLPLLAFAALGSSRFLVVAADSATAAILASGLAPLAAPGSNRYVALAGLVALLTAAYLLLARLFRFGFLADFLSQTVLVGFLAGVGVQVGIAVLGEMLGLDNPPGGALQQVAALRHGLAEINGAALALSTGVVAVVLVCRAVSPRLPGALIAVGGAIAASAAFDLAGRGLHVIGPIAGGLPHLTLPPLDWRDIRALVPVAASCFLVIVAQSAATARIYAVRHRQSVDENDDLVGLAAANLAAAATGTFVVNGSPTQTAMVEAAGGRSQLAHVSTAAVVALVLLFLAEILSYLPRCVLGAIVFTIAVGLIDLRSLAAIRRESVGEFRLAVTTALVVVGAGVEMGILLAMALSLMRHVRHSYLPHTAVLVADESGQWRATPARPGAASLPGVIIFRFGADLFYANADHFATTLRRLIASAPAPVRWLVIDAGAITAIDYSAARVFGTVLSDLRQAGVTVLLVHVPPSLAHDLARHRLTDAIGVDHMIETLREALAYIGAAPASAGTAPSACR, encoded by the coding sequence ATGCGCGGTGCGACGAAGGACCCCGAGCGCCCGCCGAACCGGGCGCGGCAGCCCGTCGACACCCCGCTCGCCAGCGCCCGGCGGTGGACGCTCCTCGCGGGCATGCGCCCGGCGAGCGCCGCCGACGCCGGCGGCGACGTGCTGGCCGGCCTGAGCCTGGCGGCGATGAACGTCCCGCAGGCGCTCGGCTATTCGACCATCGCCGGCATGCCGGTGGTCACCGGGCTCTACACGCTCCTGCTGCCGCTCCTGGCGTTCGCCGCGCTCGGCTCGTCGCGTTTTCTCGTGGTGGCCGCCGACTCCGCCACCGCGGCCATCCTGGCCAGCGGCCTGGCGCCGCTCGCCGCGCCCGGCAGCAATCGCTACGTCGCCCTGGCGGGCCTGGTGGCGCTGCTGACCGCTGCCTACCTGTTGCTGGCGCGCCTCTTCCGCTTCGGCTTTCTCGCCGACTTCCTGTCCCAGACGGTGCTCGTCGGCTTTCTCGCCGGGGTTGGCGTCCAGGTCGGCATCGCGGTGCTGGGCGAGATGCTCGGTCTCGACAACCCGCCGGGCGGCGCGCTGCAGCAGGTGGCGGCGCTGCGTCACGGCCTCGCCGAGATCAACGGCGCCGCGCTCGCCCTGTCGACCGGCGTGGTGGCCGTGGTGCTCGTCTGCCGCGCCGTCTCGCCTCGCCTCCCGGGCGCGCTGATCGCGGTCGGCGGCGCGATCGCCGCCAGCGCCGCATTCGACCTCGCCGGCCGCGGCCTGCACGTGATCGGGCCGATCGCCGGCGGCCTGCCGCACCTGACGCTGCCGCCCCTGGACTGGCGCGACATCCGCGCCCTGGTGCCGGTGGCCGCCTCCTGTTTCCTCGTCATCGTCGCCCAGAGCGCGGCAACGGCCCGCATCTATGCCGTGCGCCACCGCCAGAGCGTGGACGAGAACGACGACCTGGTCGGACTGGCGGCGGCCAACCTGGCGGCCGCGGCGACCGGCACCTTCGTGGTCAACGGCAGCCCGACGCAGACCGCGATGGTCGAGGCGGCGGGCGGACGCAGTCAGCTCGCCCACGTGAGCACTGCCGCCGTGGTCGCCCTGGTCCTCCTGTTCCTCGCCGAGATCCTCTCCTACCTGCCGCGCTGCGTCCTCGGCGCCATCGTCTTCACCATTGCCGTCGGTCTGATCGACCTGCGCAGCCTGGCCGCGATCCGACGCGAATCCGTCGGCGAGTTCCGCCTCGCCGTCACCACCGCCCTGGTGGTCGTCGGCGCTGGCGTCGAAATGGGAATCCTGCTCGCCATGGCGCTGTCGCTGATGCGCCACGTCCGGCACAGCTATCTGCCGCACACGGCGGTGCTGGTCGCCGACGAGAGCGGCCAGTGGCGTGCGACGCCGGCCCGTCCCGGGGCGGCGAGCCTGCCGGGCGTGATCATCTTCCGCTTCGGCGCCGACCTCTTCTACGCCAACGCCGACCACTTCGCGACGACGCTGCGCCGCCTGATCGCCAGCGCACCCGCCCCCGTGCGCTGGCTGGTCATCGATGCCGGCGCCATCACCGCCATCGACTATTCCGCGGCGCGCGTGTTCGGCACCGTGCTGTCCGACCTGCGCCAGGCCGGCGTCACCGTGCTGCTGGTGCACGTGCCGCCGTCGCTCGCGCACGACCTCGCCCGACACCGGCTCACGGATGCGATCGGCGTCGACCACATGATCGAGACGCTGCGCGAGGCCCTGGCCTACATCGGTGCCGCGCCCGCGAGCGCCGGAACGGCGCCCAGCGCGTGCCGCTGA
- a CDS encoding alpha/beta hydrolase, with translation MPHWRRAVLLGVTALVAVGAAAYWSAGEWAAADHRRVGQPPPDLPAQAVDFRAADGDTLRGWFVPGEPGGGAVLLMHGSHETRRAMIGRARFLHRHGYTVLLFDFHAYGESSGTRTTFGYGEAADAAAAVALLRTLAPGERVAAIGFSLGGAAALLGEQPLAVDALIVEAVYADIRDAVANRLRLRFGPLGPWLAPLLTAQVGWRFGLRLDQLRPVEGMKRVRVPVLIIAGAADGRAPPADAQRLFAAAHEPKRLWIVPGAAHVNFQHFAPGEYEAHVLAFLDRYLRGSAAP, from the coding sequence ATGCCCCACTGGCGCCGCGCCGTCCTTCTCGGAGTCACGGCGCTGGTCGCCGTCGGCGCGGCGGCGTACTGGTCGGCCGGCGAGTGGGCGGCCGCCGACCACCGCCGCGTCGGCCAGCCGCCGCCCGACCTGCCGGCGCAGGCGGTCGACTTCCGCGCCGCGGATGGCGACACGCTGCGCGGCTGGTTCGTGCCCGGCGAGCCCGGCGGCGGCGCGGTGCTGCTGATGCACGGGTCGCACGAGACGCGGCGCGCCATGATCGGGCGGGCGCGCTTCCTCCACCGCCACGGCTACACGGTGCTGCTCTTCGACTTCCACGCCTACGGGGAGAGCAGTGGCACCCGCACCACCTTCGGCTACGGCGAGGCCGCCGACGCGGCGGCGGCGGTGGCGTTACTGCGAACCCTGGCGCCAGGGGAGCGCGTCGCCGCCATCGGGTTCTCACTCGGTGGCGCCGCCGCGCTGCTCGGCGAACAGCCGCTCGCGGTCGATGCCCTGATCGTCGAAGCCGTCTACGCGGACATCCGCGACGCGGTCGCCAACCGGCTCCGCCTGCGCTTCGGCCCGCTCGGGCCGTGGCTGGCGCCGTTGCTGACGGCGCAGGTCGGCTGGCGCTTCGGCCTGCGCCTGGACCAACTCCGACCGGTCGAGGGCATGAAGCGGGTCCGCGTGCCGGTGCTGATCATCGCCGGCGCCGCGGACGGGCGGGCCCCGCCTGCCGATGCGCAGCGCCTGTTCGCCGCCGCCCACGAGCCGAAGCGGCTGTGGATCGTGCCCGGCGCGGCGCACGTGAACTTCCAGCACTTCGCTCCGGGGGAATACGAGGCGCACGTCCTCGCGTTCCTCGACCGGTATCTGCGCGGCAGCGCCGCGCCCTGA
- the recG gene encoding ATP-dependent DNA helicase RecG, with amino-acid sequence MPEPAGAPSSGDALGEFLVAVRRPLDYLASAGAAAAARTQIPGRQLAARGRQLRRAVDGDRRAALDTLCQRLERLEAASAAAERARLAAECRDLAAMVAGQGGRDIEPRYRQQTDDVTAALERLRLGVQYAKEVGPSRAPKLGKFGLETVEDLLYHLPFRYEDRRRLRDIASVRIGEEAGIVGELVQLEERTVGRARRRILEGTLRDDSGLLGLVWYNHVTSYRARYRTGQRCRVYGRVERTPAGGKRIVHPDVELSPDSEANAGIVPVYEKPTTLPLATMRRIVQRAAAEHADSVPRVIPAAIVARAGIADPGLALRALHAPSPEADVDRLNRFATEAHRALVFDELFFLQLGLGLKRRQIAREAGLPLRTGGPLSQRLGAALPFALTGAQRRVIADIERDLARGHPMHRLVQGDVGSGKTVVALYAALAAIESGYQAAFMAPTELLAEQHHRTLSTLAEPLGVRIALLTGEAARGKRGALRAALEGGEVQLAVGTHALIQAGVRMPRLALGVIDEQHRFGVLQRAALAQLRGDPDGPLPHILLMTATPIPRTLAMTIYSDLDVSLLDELPPGRRPVRTHIVNEAARRQLYDRVREHLTRGRQAYIVYPLVEASEKEDLRDATTMCEALRETVFKGSGIRVSLLHGRMKADEKDAVMRRFRAGEIQVLVTTTVVEVGVDVPNATVMVIEHAERFGLSQLHQLRGRVGRGSEDAVCLLVAPYVADRASDTYRRLQAMASTTDGFRIAEVDLELRGPGDFLGTRQHGLPDFRVASLIRDTRTLAEAREAAEQWLTVDPHLRSSESAPLRQVLEHRWKGRLGLAEIG; translated from the coding sequence GTGCCCGAGCCTGCCGGAGCGCCGTCGAGCGGCGACGCGCTGGGCGAGTTCCTCGTCGCCGTGCGCCGCCCGCTCGACTACCTGGCGTCGGCTGGCGCCGCCGCCGCTGCCCGCACCCAGATCCCCGGCCGCCAGCTCGCCGCGCGCGGGCGGCAACTCCGGCGCGCCGTCGACGGCGACCGGCGCGCCGCGCTCGACACCCTGTGCCAACGGCTGGAACGCCTGGAAGCGGCATCCGCCGCTGCCGAACGGGCCCGGCTCGCCGCCGAGTGCCGCGACCTCGCGGCCATGGTGGCGGGGCAGGGCGGCCGCGACATCGAGCCGCGGTACCGGCAGCAGACGGACGACGTGACCGCGGCGCTCGAGCGGCTCCGCCTGGGGGTGCAGTACGCGAAGGAGGTCGGCCCCAGTCGGGCGCCGAAGTTGGGCAAGTTCGGCCTCGAGACGGTCGAGGACCTCCTCTACCACCTGCCGTTCCGCTACGAGGATCGGCGCCGCCTGCGCGACATCGCCAGCGTGCGGATCGGCGAGGAAGCGGGCATCGTCGGCGAGTTGGTGCAGCTCGAGGAACGGACCGTCGGGCGCGCCCGTCGCCGCATCCTCGAGGGCACGCTGCGCGACGACAGCGGGCTGCTCGGTCTCGTCTGGTACAACCACGTCACGTCCTATCGCGCCCGCTACCGCACCGGGCAGCGCTGCCGCGTCTACGGCCGCGTCGAGCGCACGCCCGCGGGGGGCAAGCGGATCGTCCATCCCGACGTCGAGCTGTCGCCCGACAGCGAGGCGAACGCCGGCATCGTCCCGGTCTACGAGAAGCCGACGACCCTGCCGCTCGCCACCATGCGGCGCATCGTCCAGCGCGCCGCGGCCGAGCACGCCGACAGCGTGCCGCGCGTCATCCCGGCGGCGATCGTGGCGCGCGCCGGCATCGCCGACCCCGGTCTCGCCCTGCGCGCCCTGCACGCGCCGTCGCCCGAGGCGGACGTCGACCGCCTCAACCGCTTCGCCACCGAGGCGCACCGCGCCCTGGTGTTCGACGAGCTCTTCTTCCTCCAGCTCGGCCTCGGGCTGAAGCGACGTCAGATCGCCCGCGAAGCTGGACTGCCGCTCCGCACGGGCGGCCCGCTCAGCCAACGGCTCGGCGCGGCGCTGCCCTTCGCGCTCACCGGGGCGCAGCGGCGGGTGATCGCCGACATCGAGCGCGATCTCGCCCGCGGCCATCCCATGCACCGCCTGGTGCAGGGCGACGTCGGCAGCGGCAAGACGGTGGTCGCCCTCTACGCCGCGCTCGCCGCGATCGAGTCCGGCTACCAGGCGGCGTTCATGGCGCCGACCGAGCTGCTGGCGGAACAGCACCACCGCACGCTGTCGACGCTGGCCGAGCCGCTCGGCGTCCGCATCGCCCTGCTGACCGGCGAGGCGGCGCGCGGCAAGCGCGGGGCGCTGCGCGCCGCCCTCGAGGGCGGCGAGGTGCAACTCGCCGTCGGCACCCATGCACTGATCCAGGCTGGCGTGCGCATGCCGCGGCTGGCGCTCGGCGTGATCGACGAGCAACACCGCTTCGGAGTCCTGCAGCGCGCCGCGCTGGCCCAGTTGCGCGGCGATCCTGACGGCCCGCTGCCGCACATCCTGTTGATGACCGCGACCCCGATCCCACGCACGCTGGCGATGACCATCTACAGCGACCTCGACGTGTCGCTGCTCGATGAGCTGCCGCCCGGCCGCAGACCGGTGCGCACCCACATCGTCAACGAAGCGGCCCGCCGGCAGCTCTACGACCGGGTTCGCGAACACCTGACCCGCGGCCGCCAGGCGTACATCGTCTATCCCTTGGTGGAGGCGTCGGAGAAGGAGGACCTGCGCGACGCCACGACCATGTGCGAGGCGCTGCGCGAGACGGTATTCAAGGGAAGCGGCATCCGGGTCAGTCTCCTGCACGGCCGGATGAAGGCGGACGAGAAGGACGCCGTCATGCGCCGCTTCCGCGCTGGCGAGATCCAGGTGCTGGTGACCACCACCGTCGTCGAGGTCGGGGTCGACGTCCCCAACGCCACCGTGATGGTGATCGAGCACGCCGAGCGCTTCGGCCTTTCGCAGTTGCACCAGTTGCGCGGTCGTGTCGGGCGCGGCAGCGAGGACGCCGTCTGCCTGCTGGTCGCGCCCTACGTCGCCGACCGCGCGTCGGACACCTATCGCCGCCTGCAGGCGATGGCGTCGACGACCGACGGCTTCCGCATCGCGGAGGTCGATCTCGAGCTGCGCGGCCCCGGCGATTTCCTCGGCACCCGCCAGCACGGGCTGCCGGACTTCCGGGTCGCCAGCCTGATCCGCGACACCCGGACGCTGGCCGAGGCGCGCGAGGCCGCCGAGCAGTGGCTCACCGTCGACCCGCATCTCCGCTCATCGGAGTCCGCGCCACTGCGCCAGGTGCTCGAGCACCGCTGGAAGGGCCGCCTGGGTCTGGCCGAGATCGGCTGA